A stretch of Vigna angularis cultivar LongXiaoDou No.4 chromosome 4, ASM1680809v1, whole genome shotgun sequence DNA encodes these proteins:
- the LOC108342883 gene encoding protein ESSENTIAL FOR POTEXVIRUS ACCUMULATION 1 isoform X3 yields MHSQYPETVLDKVESEHREAHCFRYNRTNLLDVYRVADMHTHRKLVEFLQIPSITQDEPLKPLGFCAPNSEELSVLKDIEKGEIISSSAPQVQKDGRNTTEFTHSRRIKLVNSPLQDRVEDNGSYRMVDKVPSNRESTFEESNSVHPGATWRGTPLGEHAGTVVHESRDVSSDIKSRNPGMSWSHQPNDTQAQWEHNLDYLSETRDVAKWQSSGYPIKRQLSGILDGEFESRRVQQTCPEDLSLFYKDPQGHIQGPFKGIDIIGWFEAGYFGIDLPVCLENAASHSPWLQLGDAMPHLRAKARPPPGFSAAKHDSTEAFCWQNSSTVGNMHTGLNEAERLRNDPMHRNSTTEAENRYLESLMSGSKSSSPLDSLTLSEGLQGFHCNNSGNLGPSGVDGGNDLYMLAKKMALERLSSLPTHPYPYWPRRDAAPLPPKSDIFPHTPPHSNILSSLSDNPRQLQPQNSDLNSVIQGISDRTTTGLSSSIAGWPNFPSQGGLDPLQNKIDFHHDQNNVQMPFGIQQRLQTPNRLPSDNIIAQTSDIPSSILTAEKLLSSGLSQDPQMLNMLQQQYFLQLHSQAAASSQQIPFLDKLLLLKQKQQQEEQLLLLRQQQQLLSQVLQDHQSHQRLGDLSFQQLPGGRVPLGNLHVNLSQILPKEIFSTSSQTPIPSVNGELTTDSLNLPLQASQDTSYNLSSESSAHLPDHLFENISHQKSWSATLPEQINDKHQSVALPASASFEDSVLSEHNIAKEEPNIAQIPLSFSDNTTKIMEQIPYNTCPVGDSQVSATSVFDESSQSVQFVAPFVPVSSAGDLPVSSQVGIDVEIKSGSLEEQQGGRESSNTETSVVDASSVEAREPKKTTEKKSKKQKSSKSQSSDQAKGLPKNVTLQQSKKSESEKPNYGEKKLGETNKGDPAHETYLQQTRGKGKQSATATAETDNHQELNGLPTNIPGSNSETFIEDELKAVGSVSTKTSELPSGRAWKPAPGFKAKSLLEIQLEEQKRAQIEMLVSEVATPVNAMSSTTPWVGVMANPDSSKVSSDSHREADDTEYLAKSEKSQDSKIKKSPLHDLLAEDVPEYSERDGRVPDSLIPSQTVHSHSEPIDEGDFIEAKDTKRNRKKSAKLKGSGSKVSIPVASSERPISSSHNEKVRSSHSVQLEKEQLPSIPSGPSLGDFVLWKGELTSPSPPPAWTTDSGRIPKPTSLRDIQKEQEKKSAAVLSNQLPTPQRSQPAQVARSSSSLWPISTSSPPKTAPSSQINSQTSVSKYRGDDEFFWGPVEQSKQENKQSGFSQLASQGSRGSKNIPMKGNSPGLSSRQKSGSGKPAERSLSSSPASSQSLLKLKKDAMTKNSEATDFRVWCENECVRLIGTKDTSFLQFCLKQSRSEAEIILTENLGSYDPDHEFIDKFLNYMDLLPSDVLEIAFQTRNDQKVDGSENTVIQDMGYVDGSFSKGGKKKGKKGKKVSSSVLGFNVVSNRIMMGEIQAVVD; encoded by the exons ATGCATTCTCAATACCCTGAAACTGTATTGGATAAAGTTGAAAGTGAACATAGAGAAGCTCACTGCTTTAGATATAATAGGACAAATTTGCTTGATGTGTACAGAGTTGCTGATATGCATACACATAGAAAACTAGTGGAATTTCTGCAGATACCTTCTATTACACAGGATGAACCATTGAAGCCTCTAGGTTTTTGTGCTCCAAATTCTGAGGAACTG TCTGTGTTAAAGGATATTGAAAAGGGGGAAATAATCAGTAGCAGTGCTCCTCAGGTGCAAAAAGATGGACGGAACACAACAGAATTTACACATTCAAGACGAATAAAGCTTGTAAATTCTCCTTTACAAG ATAGAGTCGAAGATAATGGTTCTTACAGAATGGTAGATAAGGTTCCTAGTAATAGAGAATCAACCTTTGAAGAAAGTAATTCCGTTCATCCTGGTGCTACATGGCGTGGGACACCATTAGGTGAACATGCTGGCACAGTTGTGCATGAAAGCAGAGATGTGTCCAGTGATATTAAATCAAGAAACCCAGGTATGAGCTGGTCACACCAACCAAACGATACTCAGGCTCAGTGGGAGCATAATTTGGATTATTTATCTGAAACTAGAGATGTGGCTAAGTGGCAATCTAGTGGATATCCCATTAAAAGGCAGCTATCTGGCATTTTGGATGGTGAATTCGAATCCAGGAGAGTTCAACAAACTTGTCCAGAGGATTTATCACTTTTTTATAAAGATCCTCAGGGTCACATTCAGGGCCCGTTTAAAGGAATTGATATTATTGGTTGGTTTGAGGCTGGTTACTTCGGTATAGATTTACCTGTTTGTCTGGAAAATGCAGCATCCCACTCACCATGGTTGCAACTTGGTGATGCCATGCCCCACTTACGAGCTAAGGCACGACCACCACCTGGATTTTCTGCAGCAAAACATGACTCTACAGAGGCATTTTGTTGGCAAAATTCCAGTACCGTTGGGAACATGCATACTGGTTTAAATGAGGCTGAGAGGCTGAGAAATGATCCTATGCATAGGAATTCTACCACTGAAGCTGAAAATAGGTATCTGGAGTCACTAATGTCCGGTAGCAAAAGCAGTTCCCCACTTGATAGTCTCACATTATCAGAAG GTTTACAGGGGTTTCACTGTAATAATTCTGGTAATTTAGGCCCATCAGGAGTAGATGGTGGAAACGACCTTTACATGCTGGCCAAGAAGATGGCACTTGAACGGCTAAGTTCCTTGCCAACTCATCCTTATCCATACTGGCCAAGGAGGGATGCAGCACCCCTTCCGCCAAAATCAGACATTTTTCCACATACACCACCACATTCAAATATCTTGTCTTCATTGAGTGACAATCCTCGTCAGCTTCAGCCCCAAAATTCTGATTTAAACTCAGTAATCCAAGGAATATCTGACAGGACGACCACAGGCTTAAGTAGCAGTATTGCTGGATGGCCAAATTTTCCTTCGCAAGGTGGATTGGATCCCCTTCAGAATAAGATTGACTTTCATCATGATCAAAATAATGTTCAAATGCCATTTGGAATTCAACAAAGGTTACAAACACCAAACCGGTTGCCCTCAGACAACATAATTGCTCAAACTTCAGATATTCCATCAAGTATTTTGACAGCAGAGAAGTTGCTTTCTTCTGGCTTATCCCAAGATCCCCAGATGTTGAATATGTTGCAGCAGCAATACTTTCTGCAGTTGCATTCTCAGGCAGCGGCTTCTTCACAACAGATACCTTTCTTGGACAAACTTCTATTGCTGAAGCAGAAACAGCAACAGGAGGAGCAACTGCTGTTATTGCGCCAACAACAACAACTGCTATCTCAAGTGCTGCAGGACCATCAGTCTCACCAGCGCCTAGGTGATTTATCTTTTCAGCAGTTGCCTGGAGGTAGAGTACCACTGGGGAATTTGCATGTGAATCTTTCTCAAATTCTACCAAAAGAGATTTTTTCCACAAGTTCTCAAACACCAATCCCCAGTGTGAATGGTGAGCTTACTACTGATTCTTTGAATTTACCTCTGCAAGCAAGTCAGGACACTAGCTATAATCTAAGTAGTGAATCTTCTGCCCATCTACCCGACCATTTATTTGAGAATATTAGTCATCAAAAAAGCTGGAGTGCTACACTTCCTGAGCAAATTAATGACAAGCACCAGAGTGTAGCATTGCCTGCATCAGCTTCTTTTGAAGACTCCGTGTTGAGTGAGCATAACATAGCTAAAGAGGAACCCAACATTGCCCAGATACCTCTTTCTTTTTCTGACAATACTACTAAAATCATGGAGCAAATTCCATACAATACTTGTCCTGTTGGTGATTCTCAGGTGAGTGCAACTTCTGTGTTCGATGAGAGTTCTCAATCAGTACAGTTTGTTGCACCTTTTGTTCCTGTGTCTTCAGCTGGAGATTTACCAGTATCAAGTCAAGTGGGTATAGATGTGGAGATTAAATCAGGCAGTCTTGAAGAGCAGCAGGGTGGAAGAGAAAGCTCAAATACTGAAACCTCTGTGGTGGATGCAAGTAGTGTTGAAGCACGGGAACCCAAAAAGACTACTGAGAAGAAATCTAAGAAGCAAAAATCTTCAAAATCTCAGTCTTCTGATCAGGCAAAGGGCTTGCCAAAAAATGTGACTTTGCAGCAGTCAAAGAAATCAGAATCTGAGAAACCAAATTATggtgaaaaaaaattgggaGAAACCAACAAGGGTGACCCAGCTCATGAGACATATCTGCAACAAACAAGGGGTAAGGGTAAACAATCTGCAACTGCTACTGCAGAAACAGATAATCATCAAGAACTTAATGGTCTCCCTACTAATATTCCAGGAAGCAACTCTGAAACATTTATTGAGGATGAGTTGAAGGCAGTCGGTTCTGTTTCCACCAAGACTAGTGAATTACCTTCAGGGAGAGCTTGGAAACCTGCTCCTGGTTTCAAGGCAAAATCTCTCTTAGAAATTCAACTGGAAGAACAAAAAAGGGCACAGATAGAAATGCTTGTGTCTGAGGTTGCTACTCCTGTCAATGCCATGAGTTCAACAACTCCTTGGGTGGGAGTTATGGCCAATCCAGACTCTTCGAAGGTGTCTAGTGATAGTCACAGAGAAGCAGATGATACTGAATATCTGGCTAAATCTGAAAAATCTCAAGATAGTAAAATCAAGAAAAGCCCATTACATGATCTATTGGCAGAAGATGTACCAGAATATAGTGAAAGAGATGGCAGGGTTCCAGACAGCTTGATCCCCTCACAAACTGTTCATTCTCATTCAGAACCAATAGATGAAGGAGACTTCATTGAAGCTAAAGACACCAAAAGAAACCGGAAAAAATCTGCAAAGTTGAAGGGTTCAGGGTCTAAGGTTTCAATTCCTGTTGCTTCTAGTGAAAGGCCCATAAGTTCGAGTCACAATGAAAAGGTAAGGAGCTCCCATTCTGTTCAACTGGAGAAAGAACAACTTCCTTCTATCCCTTCAGGACCCTCTCTTGGAGATTTTGTTCTTTGGAAAGGAGAGCTGACAAGCCCATCTCCTCCTCCAGCCTGGACTACTGATTCTGGTAGGATACCTAAACCAACATCATTAAGGGACATTCAAAAGGAGCAAGAGAAGAAATCTGCTGCAGTTCTCTCAAACCAACTTCCTACCCCTCAGAGATCACAGCCTGCCCAAGTTGCTCGGAGCAGCAGTTCTTTATGGCCAATTTCAACTTCATCTCCACCAAAAACTGCACCTTCTAGCCAGATAAACTCCCAAACTTCTGTGTCGAAATATAGAGGGGATGATGAATTCTTTTGGGGTCCAGTTGAGCAATCTAAGCAAGAAAATAAGCA ATCAGGCTTCTCTCAGCTTGCTAGCCAGGGTAGCCGGGGTTCTAAAAATATCCCCATGAAAGGTAATTCACCTGGATTATCAAGTCGACAAAAGTCTGGGAGTGGCAAACCAGCTGAGCGATCTCTTTCATCGTCACCTGCCTCTTCTCAATCACTGCTAAAACTGAAAAAGGATGCCATGACTAAGAATTCCG
- the LOC108342883 gene encoding protein ESSENTIAL FOR POTEXVIRUS ACCUMULATION 1 isoform X4 — translation MHTHRKLVEFLQIPSITQDEPLKPLGFCAPNSEELSVLKDIEKGEIISSSAPQVQKDGRNTTEFTHSRRIKLVNSPLQDRVEDNGSYRMVDKVPSNRESTFEESNSVHPGATWRGTPLGEHAGTVVHESRDVSSDIKSRNPGMSWSHQPNDTQAQWEHNLDYLSETRDVAKWQSSGYPIKRQLSGILDGEFESRRVQQTCPEDLSLFYKDPQGHIQGPFKGIDIIGWFEAGYFGIDLPVCLENAASHSPWLQLGDAMPHLRAKARPPPGFSAAKHDSTEAFCWQNSSTVGNMHTGLNEAERLRNDPMHRNSTTEAENRYLESLMSGSKSSSPLDSLTLSEGLQGFHCNNSGNLGPSGVDGGNDLYMLAKKMALERLSSLPTHPYPYWPRRDAAPLPPKSDIFPHTPPHSNILSSLSDNPRQLQPQNSDLNSVIQGISDRTTTGLSSSIAGWPNFPSQGGLDPLQNKIDFHHDQNNVQMPFGIQQRLQTPNRLPSDNIIAQTSDIPSSILTAEKLLSSGLSQDPQMLNMLQQQYFLQLHSQAAASSQQIPFLDKLLLLKQKQQQEEQLLLLRQQQQLLSQVLQDHQSHQRLGDLSFQQLPGGRVPLGNLHVNLSQILPKEIFSTSSQTPIPSVNGELTTDSLNLPLQASQDTSYNLSSESSAHLPDHLFENISHQKSWSATLPEQINDKHQSVALPASASFEDSVLSEHNIAKEEPNIAQIPLSFSDNTTKIMEQIPYNTCPVGDSQVSATSVFDESSQSVQFVAPFVPVSSAGDLPVSSQVGIDVEIKSGSLEEQQGGRESSNTETSVVDASSVEAREPKKTTEKKSKKQKSSKSQSSDQAKGLPKNVTLQQSKKSESEKPNYGEKKLGETNKGDPAHETYLQQTRGKGKQSATATAETDNHQELNGLPTNIPGSNSETFIEDELKAVGSVSTKTSELPSGRAWKPAPGFKAKSLLEIQLEEQKRAQIEMLVSEVATPVNAMSSTTPWVGVMANPDSSKVSSDSHREADDTEYLAKSEKSQDSKIKKSPLHDLLAEDVPEYSERDGRVPDSLIPSQTVHSHSEPIDEGDFIEAKDTKRNRKKSAKLKGSGSKVSIPVASSERPISSSHNEKVRSSHSVQLEKEQLPSIPSGPSLGDFVLWKGELTSPSPPPAWTTDSGRIPKPTSLRDIQKEQEKKSAAVLSNQLPTPQRSQPAQVARSSSSLWPISTSSPPKTAPSSQINSQTSVSKYRGDDEFFWGPVEQSKQENKQSGFSQLASQGSRGSKNIPMKGNSPGLSSRQKSGSGKPAERSLSSSPASSQSLLKLKKDAMTKNSEATDFRVWCENECVRLIGTKDTSFLQFCLKQSRSEAEIILTENLGSYDPDHEFIDKFLNYMDLLPSDVLEIAFQTRNDQKVDGSENTVIQDMGYVDGSFSKGGKKKGKKGKKVSSSVLGFNVVSNRIMMGEIQAVVD, via the exons ATGCATACACATAGAAAACTAGTGGAATTTCTGCAGATACCTTCTATTACACAGGATGAACCATTGAAGCCTCTAGGTTTTTGTGCTCCAAATTCTGAGGAACTG TCTGTGTTAAAGGATATTGAAAAGGGGGAAATAATCAGTAGCAGTGCTCCTCAGGTGCAAAAAGATGGACGGAACACAACAGAATTTACACATTCAAGACGAATAAAGCTTGTAAATTCTCCTTTACAAG ATAGAGTCGAAGATAATGGTTCTTACAGAATGGTAGATAAGGTTCCTAGTAATAGAGAATCAACCTTTGAAGAAAGTAATTCCGTTCATCCTGGTGCTACATGGCGTGGGACACCATTAGGTGAACATGCTGGCACAGTTGTGCATGAAAGCAGAGATGTGTCCAGTGATATTAAATCAAGAAACCCAGGTATGAGCTGGTCACACCAACCAAACGATACTCAGGCTCAGTGGGAGCATAATTTGGATTATTTATCTGAAACTAGAGATGTGGCTAAGTGGCAATCTAGTGGATATCCCATTAAAAGGCAGCTATCTGGCATTTTGGATGGTGAATTCGAATCCAGGAGAGTTCAACAAACTTGTCCAGAGGATTTATCACTTTTTTATAAAGATCCTCAGGGTCACATTCAGGGCCCGTTTAAAGGAATTGATATTATTGGTTGGTTTGAGGCTGGTTACTTCGGTATAGATTTACCTGTTTGTCTGGAAAATGCAGCATCCCACTCACCATGGTTGCAACTTGGTGATGCCATGCCCCACTTACGAGCTAAGGCACGACCACCACCTGGATTTTCTGCAGCAAAACATGACTCTACAGAGGCATTTTGTTGGCAAAATTCCAGTACCGTTGGGAACATGCATACTGGTTTAAATGAGGCTGAGAGGCTGAGAAATGATCCTATGCATAGGAATTCTACCACTGAAGCTGAAAATAGGTATCTGGAGTCACTAATGTCCGGTAGCAAAAGCAGTTCCCCACTTGATAGTCTCACATTATCAGAAG GTTTACAGGGGTTTCACTGTAATAATTCTGGTAATTTAGGCCCATCAGGAGTAGATGGTGGAAACGACCTTTACATGCTGGCCAAGAAGATGGCACTTGAACGGCTAAGTTCCTTGCCAACTCATCCTTATCCATACTGGCCAAGGAGGGATGCAGCACCCCTTCCGCCAAAATCAGACATTTTTCCACATACACCACCACATTCAAATATCTTGTCTTCATTGAGTGACAATCCTCGTCAGCTTCAGCCCCAAAATTCTGATTTAAACTCAGTAATCCAAGGAATATCTGACAGGACGACCACAGGCTTAAGTAGCAGTATTGCTGGATGGCCAAATTTTCCTTCGCAAGGTGGATTGGATCCCCTTCAGAATAAGATTGACTTTCATCATGATCAAAATAATGTTCAAATGCCATTTGGAATTCAACAAAGGTTACAAACACCAAACCGGTTGCCCTCAGACAACATAATTGCTCAAACTTCAGATATTCCATCAAGTATTTTGACAGCAGAGAAGTTGCTTTCTTCTGGCTTATCCCAAGATCCCCAGATGTTGAATATGTTGCAGCAGCAATACTTTCTGCAGTTGCATTCTCAGGCAGCGGCTTCTTCACAACAGATACCTTTCTTGGACAAACTTCTATTGCTGAAGCAGAAACAGCAACAGGAGGAGCAACTGCTGTTATTGCGCCAACAACAACAACTGCTATCTCAAGTGCTGCAGGACCATCAGTCTCACCAGCGCCTAGGTGATTTATCTTTTCAGCAGTTGCCTGGAGGTAGAGTACCACTGGGGAATTTGCATGTGAATCTTTCTCAAATTCTACCAAAAGAGATTTTTTCCACAAGTTCTCAAACACCAATCCCCAGTGTGAATGGTGAGCTTACTACTGATTCTTTGAATTTACCTCTGCAAGCAAGTCAGGACACTAGCTATAATCTAAGTAGTGAATCTTCTGCCCATCTACCCGACCATTTATTTGAGAATATTAGTCATCAAAAAAGCTGGAGTGCTACACTTCCTGAGCAAATTAATGACAAGCACCAGAGTGTAGCATTGCCTGCATCAGCTTCTTTTGAAGACTCCGTGTTGAGTGAGCATAACATAGCTAAAGAGGAACCCAACATTGCCCAGATACCTCTTTCTTTTTCTGACAATACTACTAAAATCATGGAGCAAATTCCATACAATACTTGTCCTGTTGGTGATTCTCAGGTGAGTGCAACTTCTGTGTTCGATGAGAGTTCTCAATCAGTACAGTTTGTTGCACCTTTTGTTCCTGTGTCTTCAGCTGGAGATTTACCAGTATCAAGTCAAGTGGGTATAGATGTGGAGATTAAATCAGGCAGTCTTGAAGAGCAGCAGGGTGGAAGAGAAAGCTCAAATACTGAAACCTCTGTGGTGGATGCAAGTAGTGTTGAAGCACGGGAACCCAAAAAGACTACTGAGAAGAAATCTAAGAAGCAAAAATCTTCAAAATCTCAGTCTTCTGATCAGGCAAAGGGCTTGCCAAAAAATGTGACTTTGCAGCAGTCAAAGAAATCAGAATCTGAGAAACCAAATTATggtgaaaaaaaattgggaGAAACCAACAAGGGTGACCCAGCTCATGAGACATATCTGCAACAAACAAGGGGTAAGGGTAAACAATCTGCAACTGCTACTGCAGAAACAGATAATCATCAAGAACTTAATGGTCTCCCTACTAATATTCCAGGAAGCAACTCTGAAACATTTATTGAGGATGAGTTGAAGGCAGTCGGTTCTGTTTCCACCAAGACTAGTGAATTACCTTCAGGGAGAGCTTGGAAACCTGCTCCTGGTTTCAAGGCAAAATCTCTCTTAGAAATTCAACTGGAAGAACAAAAAAGGGCACAGATAGAAATGCTTGTGTCTGAGGTTGCTACTCCTGTCAATGCCATGAGTTCAACAACTCCTTGGGTGGGAGTTATGGCCAATCCAGACTCTTCGAAGGTGTCTAGTGATAGTCACAGAGAAGCAGATGATACTGAATATCTGGCTAAATCTGAAAAATCTCAAGATAGTAAAATCAAGAAAAGCCCATTACATGATCTATTGGCAGAAGATGTACCAGAATATAGTGAAAGAGATGGCAGGGTTCCAGACAGCTTGATCCCCTCACAAACTGTTCATTCTCATTCAGAACCAATAGATGAAGGAGACTTCATTGAAGCTAAAGACACCAAAAGAAACCGGAAAAAATCTGCAAAGTTGAAGGGTTCAGGGTCTAAGGTTTCAATTCCTGTTGCTTCTAGTGAAAGGCCCATAAGTTCGAGTCACAATGAAAAGGTAAGGAGCTCCCATTCTGTTCAACTGGAGAAAGAACAACTTCCTTCTATCCCTTCAGGACCCTCTCTTGGAGATTTTGTTCTTTGGAAAGGAGAGCTGACAAGCCCATCTCCTCCTCCAGCCTGGACTACTGATTCTGGTAGGATACCTAAACCAACATCATTAAGGGACATTCAAAAGGAGCAAGAGAAGAAATCTGCTGCAGTTCTCTCAAACCAACTTCCTACCCCTCAGAGATCACAGCCTGCCCAAGTTGCTCGGAGCAGCAGTTCTTTATGGCCAATTTCAACTTCATCTCCACCAAAAACTGCACCTTCTAGCCAGATAAACTCCCAAACTTCTGTGTCGAAATATAGAGGGGATGATGAATTCTTTTGGGGTCCAGTTGAGCAATCTAAGCAAGAAAATAAGCA ATCAGGCTTCTCTCAGCTTGCTAGCCAGGGTAGCCGGGGTTCTAAAAATATCCCCATGAAAGGTAATTCACCTGGATTATCAAGTCGACAAAAGTCTGGGAGTGGCAAACCAGCTGAGCGATCTCTTTCATCGTCACCTGCCTCTTCTCAATCACTGCTAAAACTGAAAAAGGATGCCATGACTAAGAATTCCG